A region of Sesamum indicum cultivar Zhongzhi No. 13 linkage group LG7, S_indicum_v1.0, whole genome shotgun sequence DNA encodes the following proteins:
- the LOC105166266 gene encoding THO complex subunit 5B isoform X2, with translation MINNRVLMVHQEGRCNYNITTVVLLKQANRSILLEEDRVKADTERAKAPVDLTTLQLHNLMYEKNHYVKAIKACKDFKTKYPDIELVPEEEFLRDAPEDIKSSTLSTDSAHDLMLKRLNYELFQRKELCKLRDKLELQRKALEETIANRKKFLSSLPSHLKALKKASLPVQHQLGLLHTKKLKQQQLAELLPPPLYIIYSQLLAQKEAFGENIELEIAGSVKDAQAFARQLANKDSAILTNLENSKLEDDVPDEEDDGQRRRKRPKKVLSKDNHDQSGIYQSHPLKVSLHISDDEASDLNSAKLISLKFEFLIKLNVVCVGVEGSEEDPQNNILCNLFPDDTGLELPLQSAKLWIGNSFSFDDRRTSRPYKWVQHLAGIDVLPEVSPLISVSGDSNSETTRHGSVLSGLSLYRQQNRVQTVVQRICARKKAQLALVELLDSLRKLTWPTFTCESVPWASYTPHCNLHGWLSMTSAGNSTTSLPLVDAEQSQGPTSVNADRNSGRSKEMETTTEDGELPSLVPVANGVNDVGLTPTKGSELENSRRLSLISKSIMSPINKGKSPSFKKLEEDVDLMLESDNELDEPVKVEETSDNASPLGELAFVDNSWADCGVQEYSLVLTRRLDNDDRIMKLEAKIKISTEYPLRPPHFGLSLYSSSQGENYFVSNGSRWYNELRAMEAEVNVHIIRMIPFDQENLILGHQVLCLAMLFDFFVDDGNPSEKRRSTSVIDVGLCKPVSGRLVSRSFRGRDRRKMISWKDNTCTPGYPY, from the exons ATGATTAATAATAGAGTACTAATGGTTCACCAGGAAGGacgatgtaattataatataactaCAGTAG TGCTCTTGAAACAGGCAAATAGGTCTATCTTGCTTGAAGAAGACAGAGTAAAAGCAGATACTGAACGCGCTAAAGCACCTGTGGACCTCACAACCTTGCAGCTCCATAATTTGATGTATGAGAAAAATCACTATGTTAAAGCAATAAAAGCTTGCAAAGACTTTAAGACTAAATATCCTGATATTGAACTTGTACCCGAGGAAGAATTCCTCAGAGATGCCCCAGAAGACATTAAAAGCTCCACATTATCAACTGACAGTGCGCATGATTTGATGCTTAAAAGGCTCAACTATGAGCTTTTCCAG CGCAAAGAATTATGCAAGCTTCGTGATAAGTTGGAACTACAAAGAAAAGCTCTCGAAGAGACAATTGCTAACAGGAAAAAGTTCTTATCAAGTCTCCCTTCACACCTCAAAGCTCTCAAAAAGGCATCCTTGCCTGTGCAACATCAGTTGGGGCTTCTGCATACCAAGAAACTAAAGCAGCAGCAATTAGCAGAGTTGCTCCCACCTCCTCTCTACATAATCTACTCTCAGTTACTTGCTCAGAAGGAAGCGTTTGGAGAGAATATTGAACTGGAGATTGCAGGAAGTGTAAAGGATGCACAGGCTTTTGCGCGCCAGCTTGCAAATAAGGACTCTG CTATATTAACAAACTTAGAGAATTCCAAGTTGGAAGATGATGTGCCTGATGAGGAAGACGATGGTCAAAGGAGGAGAAAGCGGCCAAAGAAGGTTCTAAGCAAGGATAACCATGACCAGTCTGGAATATATCAAAGTCATCCTCTTAAAGTTTCCCTCCACATAAGTGATGATGAAGCTTCGGACTTGAACTCAGCAAAACTCATCTCCTTGAAGTTTGAGTTCTTAATAAAGTTGAATGTTGTGTGTGTAGGAGTAGAAGGCTCTGAAGAAGATCCTCAAAACAATATCTTGTGCAACTTATTTCCTGATGACACTGGCCTTGAGCTCCCTCTGCAG TCAGCAAAGCTCTGGATTGgcaattctttttcatttgatgATAGGCGAACTTCACGGCCTTACAAATGGGTCCAGCATTTGGCAGGAATTGATGTCTTGCCAGAGGTTTCGCCACTGATTTCAGTCTCTGGAGACTCTAATAGTGAGACTACTAGACACGGTTCTGTTCTGTCAGGTCTGTCATTATATCGTCAGCAGAACAGAGTGCAGACAGTTGTGCAAAGGATTTGTGCTCGTAAAAAGGCTCAGCTGGCTCTTGT GGAGTTACTTGATTCGCTAAGGAAGCTTACTTGGCCTACTTTTACCTGTGAAAGCGTTCCATGGGCTTCATACACTCCACACTGCAATTTGCATGGCTGGCTATCCATGACTTCAGCTGGTAACAGTACTACATCTCTGCCACTGGTTGATGCAGAACAGAGTCAGGGTCCTACAAGTGTCAATGCAGATAGAAACTCTGGTAGGTCCAAGGAGATGGAGACCACAACAGAAGATGGGGAGCTTCCATCTTTGGTTCCAGTTGCTAATGGTGTAAATGATGTTGGACTCACCCCCACAAAAGGATCTGAACTTGAGAATTCCAGAAGGCTGAGTTTGATTTCAAAAAGTATCATGTCCCCAATCAACAAGGGGAAGTCACCAAGTTTTAAGAAGCTTGAGGAGGATGTTGATCTCATGCTGGAATCTGATAATGAGCTTGATGAACCAGTTAAAGTGGAGGAAACATCTGATAATGCATCACCATTGGGAGAACTAGCATTTGTTGACAATTCATGGGCGGACTGTGGGGTTCAAGAATACAGTCTTGTACTAACTCGTAGGTTGGACAATGATGACAGGATTATGAAATTGGAAGCCAAG aTCAAAATAAGCACAGAATATCCTCTTAGGCCTCCTCATTTTGGACTGAGTCTTTATAGTTCCTCACAAGGAGAGAACTACTTCGTGTCTAATGGTTCGAGGTGGTACAATGAACTTCGTGCAATGGAGGCAGAG GTCAATGTTCACATAATAAGGATGATACCGTTCgatcaagaaaatttaattctagGTCATCAAGTGCTTTGCCTTGCGATGCTGTTTGACTTCTTCGTGGATGATGGGAATCCTTCTGAGAAGCGAAGGTCTACTTCAGTGATTGATGTTGGTTTATGCAAGCCTGTAAGTGGAAGGCTTGTCAGCCGATCTTTTAGAGGTCGGGATCGTAGGAAAATGATTTCATGGAAAGACAACACCTGCACTCCTGGTTATCCTTACTAG
- the LOC105166266 gene encoding THO complex subunit 5B isoform X1 yields the protein MEVTMAEPGEILPERNVDMAALYDMLRSSKASAEEIVAKMLAIKKESQPKSQLRELVTRILLNFVTLRQANRSILLEEDRVKADTERAKAPVDLTTLQLHNLMYEKNHYVKAIKACKDFKTKYPDIELVPEEEFLRDAPEDIKSSTLSTDSAHDLMLKRLNYELFQRKELCKLRDKLELQRKALEETIANRKKFLSSLPSHLKALKKASLPVQHQLGLLHTKKLKQQQLAELLPPPLYIIYSQLLAQKEAFGENIELEIAGSVKDAQAFARQLANKDSAILTNLENSKLEDDVPDEEDDGQRRRKRPKKVLSKDNHDQSGIYQSHPLKVSLHISDDEASDLNSAKLISLKFEFLIKLNVVCVGVEGSEEDPQNNILCNLFPDDTGLELPLQSAKLWIGNSFSFDDRRTSRPYKWVQHLAGIDVLPEVSPLISVSGDSNSETTRHGSVLSGLSLYRQQNRVQTVVQRICARKKAQLALVELLDSLRKLTWPTFTCESVPWASYTPHCNLHGWLSMTSAGNSTTSLPLVDAEQSQGPTSVNADRNSGRSKEMETTTEDGELPSLVPVANGVNDVGLTPTKGSELENSRRLSLISKSIMSPINKGKSPSFKKLEEDVDLMLESDNELDEPVKVEETSDNASPLGELAFVDNSWADCGVQEYSLVLTRRLDNDDRIMKLEAKIKISTEYPLRPPHFGLSLYSSSQGENYFVSNGSRWYNELRAMEAEVNVHIIRMIPFDQENLILGHQVLCLAMLFDFFVDDGNPSEKRRSTSVIDVGLCKPVSGRLVSRSFRGRDRRKMISWKDNTCTPGYPY from the exons ATGGAAGTGACGATGGCGGAGCCCGGTGAAATACTGCCGGAGCGCAATGTAGACATGGCGGCGCTCTACGACATGCTGCGGTCGAGCAAGGCTTCGGCGGAAGAAATCGTGGCCAAGATGTTGGCCATCAAGAAAGAATCTCAGCCCAAATCCCAGCTCCGGGAACTTGTCACTAGGATTCTCCTCAATTTCGTCACCCTACGTCAG GCAAATAGGTCTATCTTGCTTGAAGAAGACAGAGTAAAAGCAGATACTGAACGCGCTAAAGCACCTGTGGACCTCACAACCTTGCAGCTCCATAATTTGATGTATGAGAAAAATCACTATGTTAAAGCAATAAAAGCTTGCAAAGACTTTAAGACTAAATATCCTGATATTGAACTTGTACCCGAGGAAGAATTCCTCAGAGATGCCCCAGAAGACATTAAAAGCTCCACATTATCAACTGACAGTGCGCATGATTTGATGCTTAAAAGGCTCAACTATGAGCTTTTCCAG CGCAAAGAATTATGCAAGCTTCGTGATAAGTTGGAACTACAAAGAAAAGCTCTCGAAGAGACAATTGCTAACAGGAAAAAGTTCTTATCAAGTCTCCCTTCACACCTCAAAGCTCTCAAAAAGGCATCCTTGCCTGTGCAACATCAGTTGGGGCTTCTGCATACCAAGAAACTAAAGCAGCAGCAATTAGCAGAGTTGCTCCCACCTCCTCTCTACATAATCTACTCTCAGTTACTTGCTCAGAAGGAAGCGTTTGGAGAGAATATTGAACTGGAGATTGCAGGAAGTGTAAAGGATGCACAGGCTTTTGCGCGCCAGCTTGCAAATAAGGACTCTG CTATATTAACAAACTTAGAGAATTCCAAGTTGGAAGATGATGTGCCTGATGAGGAAGACGATGGTCAAAGGAGGAGAAAGCGGCCAAAGAAGGTTCTAAGCAAGGATAACCATGACCAGTCTGGAATATATCAAAGTCATCCTCTTAAAGTTTCCCTCCACATAAGTGATGATGAAGCTTCGGACTTGAACTCAGCAAAACTCATCTCCTTGAAGTTTGAGTTCTTAATAAAGTTGAATGTTGTGTGTGTAGGAGTAGAAGGCTCTGAAGAAGATCCTCAAAACAATATCTTGTGCAACTTATTTCCTGATGACACTGGCCTTGAGCTCCCTCTGCAG TCAGCAAAGCTCTGGATTGgcaattctttttcatttgatgATAGGCGAACTTCACGGCCTTACAAATGGGTCCAGCATTTGGCAGGAATTGATGTCTTGCCAGAGGTTTCGCCACTGATTTCAGTCTCTGGAGACTCTAATAGTGAGACTACTAGACACGGTTCTGTTCTGTCAGGTCTGTCATTATATCGTCAGCAGAACAGAGTGCAGACAGTTGTGCAAAGGATTTGTGCTCGTAAAAAGGCTCAGCTGGCTCTTGT GGAGTTACTTGATTCGCTAAGGAAGCTTACTTGGCCTACTTTTACCTGTGAAAGCGTTCCATGGGCTTCATACACTCCACACTGCAATTTGCATGGCTGGCTATCCATGACTTCAGCTGGTAACAGTACTACATCTCTGCCACTGGTTGATGCAGAACAGAGTCAGGGTCCTACAAGTGTCAATGCAGATAGAAACTCTGGTAGGTCCAAGGAGATGGAGACCACAACAGAAGATGGGGAGCTTCCATCTTTGGTTCCAGTTGCTAATGGTGTAAATGATGTTGGACTCACCCCCACAAAAGGATCTGAACTTGAGAATTCCAGAAGGCTGAGTTTGATTTCAAAAAGTATCATGTCCCCAATCAACAAGGGGAAGTCACCAAGTTTTAAGAAGCTTGAGGAGGATGTTGATCTCATGCTGGAATCTGATAATGAGCTTGATGAACCAGTTAAAGTGGAGGAAACATCTGATAATGCATCACCATTGGGAGAACTAGCATTTGTTGACAATTCATGGGCGGACTGTGGGGTTCAAGAATACAGTCTTGTACTAACTCGTAGGTTGGACAATGATGACAGGATTATGAAATTGGAAGCCAAG aTCAAAATAAGCACAGAATATCCTCTTAGGCCTCCTCATTTTGGACTGAGTCTTTATAGTTCCTCACAAGGAGAGAACTACTTCGTGTCTAATGGTTCGAGGTGGTACAATGAACTTCGTGCAATGGAGGCAGAG GTCAATGTTCACATAATAAGGATGATACCGTTCgatcaagaaaatttaattctagGTCATCAAGTGCTTTGCCTTGCGATGCTGTTTGACTTCTTCGTGGATGATGGGAATCCTTCTGAGAAGCGAAGGTCTACTTCAGTGATTGATGTTGGTTTATGCAAGCCTGTAAGTGGAAGGCTTGTCAGCCGATCTTTTAGAGGTCGGGATCGTAGGAAAATGATTTCATGGAAAGACAACACCTGCACTCCTGGTTATCCTTACTAG
- the LOC105166267 gene encoding trimethylguanosine synthase isoform X1, which produces MDFSIDESPAARSLGSLFKLTEVHLWDDGSTEERESPFLPEPIKLINGDKDCEENDYAGLKGFCSLPEDVELAKTLNDLGLPLSFNTNKEKRNGRTSGKRKGRRKNSQQTPSEIDDYMQDLTTVSELDSRSPALLRNTSEILDGREILMHGNVADLEGLSNLSLERGDSVTSTACTNTCSNEHDYNGEVSDLGCDHSLGRISGLGNPILDEAESTPCTNEMMTTAPCLDGGTSEESCLINEVADCDGKEKQELDSVHLETLMPVDHEAEGQSNNMSLQVIQDSDVAAYAHLSELANFNVIDNHQTGDSGEWVAYWDDFHMRTYFYNVKTEESTWDPPSGMEHLAYGDIVDPPSGVEHLAYVNITDEPINIVDEPINTSDELAELDNDQRDFRKSDEAQVSCDLQLHCNLTEDLGNYNQSLSQHLDEVAGNWLSADNVTSTNSAKRKKKLRRTKINRKLSISSEELEGVLQGVPPSISKYWCQRYLLFSKFDDGIMMDEEGWFSVTPEPIAKHHAARCGDGAIVDFFTGAGGNAIQFGRRSKHVIAIDIDPKKIDYARHNAAIYGVEDNIDFIKGDSFSLAPTLKANTVFMSPPWGGPNYSKVKRFDISTMLKPHDGQFLFEAGKRIAPKIVMFLPRNVDINQLAELSLSATPPWSLEVERNFLNGKLKAVTAYFLDPNMTWLPEYSMDDVRVH; this is translated from the exons ATGGATTTCTCAATTGATGAATCGCCGGCTGCCAGGTCTCTTGGTTCGCTGTTTAAACTCACAGAAGTTCACTTATG GGACGATGGCTCAACTGAAGAGCGAGAATCACCTTTTCTGCCAGAACCCATT AAACTTATCAACGGCGACAAGGACTGTGAAGAAAACGACTATGCAGGTCTTAAGG GGTTCTGTTCATTACCCGAAGATGTAGAACTAGCCAAAACATTGAATGATTTGGGACTTCCACTATCTTTCAATACTAACAAGGAG aaaagaaatggaaGGACTAGTGGGAAAAGGAAAGGCAGAAGAAAGAATAGTCAACAAACTCCAAGCGAAATTGATGACTACATGCAAGATTTGACAACAGTGAGTGAGCTGGATAGTAGATCTCCAGCTCTTTTACGTAATACCTCCGAAATTCTAGATGGAAGAGAAATTCTGATGCATGGAAATGTAGCAGACTTGGAAGGTTTGTCTAACCTGTCTCTTGAACGGGGTGATTCAGTGACTTCCACTGCATGTACCAACACCTGCAGCAATGAACATGACTATAATGGTGAAGTATCTGATCTTGGATGTGATCATAGTTTAGGTCGCATCTCTGGACTTGGCAACCCTATATTGGATGAAGCTGAGTCCACCCCTTGCACAAATGAGATGATGACCACCGCTCCATGTCTAGATGGTGGAACTTCAGAAGAAAGCTGCCTCATAAATGAGGTTGCTGATTGTGATGGgaaggaaaaacaagaattgGACTCTGTTCATCTAGAGACCCTTATGCCAGTGGACCATGAAGCTGAAGGCCAATCAAATAATATGAGTCTTCAGGTGATACAAGATTCTGATGTTGCAGCATATGCACATTTGTCTGAACTGGCAAATTTTAATGTGATTGACAACCATCAAACTGGGGACAGTGGAGAATGGGTAGCATATTGGGATGATTTTCACATGAGAACCTACTTCTATAATGTCAAAACAGAGGAGTCTACATGGGACCCTCCTTCAGGAATGGAACACCTTGCATATGGTGATATTGTTGACCCTCCTTCAGGAGTGGAGCACCTCGCATATGTTAACATCACTGACGAGCCAATAAATATAGTTGATGAGCCAATAAATACATCGGATGAGCTGGCTGAATTAGATAATGATCAAAGGGATTTCAGGAAGTCCGATGAGGCTCAGGTTTCTTGTGATCTACAACTTCACTGCAACTTGACTGAAGATTTGGGAAATTATAACCAGTCATTAAGTCAACATTTGGATGAGGTTGCAGGAAATTGGCTTTCAGCTGATAATGTCACTAGCACCAATTctgcaaaaaggaaaaagaaacttagAAGAACGAAAATTAACAGGAAATTATCCATTTCCAGTGAAG AGCTTGAAGGAGTTTTGCAAGGAGTTCCACCAAGTATTAGCAAATACTGGTGTCAAAGATACCTATTATTCTCCAAATTTGATGATGGCATTATGATGGATGAAGAAGGATGGTTTTCTGTTACCCCGGAGCCAATAGCCAAGCATCATGCAGCTCGTTGTGGTGATGGTGCAATAGTTGATTTTTTCACTGGAGCGGGTGGGAATGCAATTCAATTTGGACGACG GAGCAAACATGTGATCGCAATTGATATTGATCCAAAGAAAATTGACTATGCACGGCATAATGCTGCCATCTACGGAGTTGAAGACAACATAGATTTCATAAAGggtgattctttttctttggcTCCTACATTAAAG GCGAACACAGTTTTTATGTCACCACCTTGGGGAGGTCCCAATTATTCCAAAGTAAAGAGATTTGATATCAGCACTATGCTTAAGCCACATGATGg GCAATTTCTCTTCGAGGCTGGAAAGAGAATAGCTCCCAAGATTGTCATGTTTCTCCCGCGAAATGTCGATATAAATCAATTAGCAGAACTATCTTTATCAGCCACTCCACCATGGTCTTTAGAG GTGGAAAGGAACTTCTTAAACGGCAAATTGAAGGCCGTCACAGCCTATTTTCTTGATCCCAACATGACTTGGTTGCCTGAGTATTCCATGGACGATGTCAGAGTCCACTGA
- the LOC105166267 gene encoding trimethylguanosine synthase isoform X2: MDFSIDESPAARSLGSLFKLTEVHLWDDGSTEERESPFLPEPIKLINGDKDCEENDYAGFCSLPEDVELAKTLNDLGLPLSFNTNKEKRNGRTSGKRKGRRKNSQQTPSEIDDYMQDLTTVSELDSRSPALLRNTSEILDGREILMHGNVADLEGLSNLSLERGDSVTSTACTNTCSNEHDYNGEVSDLGCDHSLGRISGLGNPILDEAESTPCTNEMMTTAPCLDGGTSEESCLINEVADCDGKEKQELDSVHLETLMPVDHEAEGQSNNMSLQVIQDSDVAAYAHLSELANFNVIDNHQTGDSGEWVAYWDDFHMRTYFYNVKTEESTWDPPSGMEHLAYGDIVDPPSGVEHLAYVNITDEPINIVDEPINTSDELAELDNDQRDFRKSDEAQVSCDLQLHCNLTEDLGNYNQSLSQHLDEVAGNWLSADNVTSTNSAKRKKKLRRTKINRKLSISSEELEGVLQGVPPSISKYWCQRYLLFSKFDDGIMMDEEGWFSVTPEPIAKHHAARCGDGAIVDFFTGAGGNAIQFGRRSKHVIAIDIDPKKIDYARHNAAIYGVEDNIDFIKGDSFSLAPTLKANTVFMSPPWGGPNYSKVKRFDISTMLKPHDGQFLFEAGKRIAPKIVMFLPRNVDINQLAELSLSATPPWSLEVERNFLNGKLKAVTAYFLDPNMTWLPEYSMDDVRVH; encoded by the exons ATGGATTTCTCAATTGATGAATCGCCGGCTGCCAGGTCTCTTGGTTCGCTGTTTAAACTCACAGAAGTTCACTTATG GGACGATGGCTCAACTGAAGAGCGAGAATCACCTTTTCTGCCAGAACCCATT AAACTTATCAACGGCGACAAGGACTGTGAAGAAAACGACTATGCAG GGTTCTGTTCATTACCCGAAGATGTAGAACTAGCCAAAACATTGAATGATTTGGGACTTCCACTATCTTTCAATACTAACAAGGAG aaaagaaatggaaGGACTAGTGGGAAAAGGAAAGGCAGAAGAAAGAATAGTCAACAAACTCCAAGCGAAATTGATGACTACATGCAAGATTTGACAACAGTGAGTGAGCTGGATAGTAGATCTCCAGCTCTTTTACGTAATACCTCCGAAATTCTAGATGGAAGAGAAATTCTGATGCATGGAAATGTAGCAGACTTGGAAGGTTTGTCTAACCTGTCTCTTGAACGGGGTGATTCAGTGACTTCCACTGCATGTACCAACACCTGCAGCAATGAACATGACTATAATGGTGAAGTATCTGATCTTGGATGTGATCATAGTTTAGGTCGCATCTCTGGACTTGGCAACCCTATATTGGATGAAGCTGAGTCCACCCCTTGCACAAATGAGATGATGACCACCGCTCCATGTCTAGATGGTGGAACTTCAGAAGAAAGCTGCCTCATAAATGAGGTTGCTGATTGTGATGGgaaggaaaaacaagaattgGACTCTGTTCATCTAGAGACCCTTATGCCAGTGGACCATGAAGCTGAAGGCCAATCAAATAATATGAGTCTTCAGGTGATACAAGATTCTGATGTTGCAGCATATGCACATTTGTCTGAACTGGCAAATTTTAATGTGATTGACAACCATCAAACTGGGGACAGTGGAGAATGGGTAGCATATTGGGATGATTTTCACATGAGAACCTACTTCTATAATGTCAAAACAGAGGAGTCTACATGGGACCCTCCTTCAGGAATGGAACACCTTGCATATGGTGATATTGTTGACCCTCCTTCAGGAGTGGAGCACCTCGCATATGTTAACATCACTGACGAGCCAATAAATATAGTTGATGAGCCAATAAATACATCGGATGAGCTGGCTGAATTAGATAATGATCAAAGGGATTTCAGGAAGTCCGATGAGGCTCAGGTTTCTTGTGATCTACAACTTCACTGCAACTTGACTGAAGATTTGGGAAATTATAACCAGTCATTAAGTCAACATTTGGATGAGGTTGCAGGAAATTGGCTTTCAGCTGATAATGTCACTAGCACCAATTctgcaaaaaggaaaaagaaacttagAAGAACGAAAATTAACAGGAAATTATCCATTTCCAGTGAAG AGCTTGAAGGAGTTTTGCAAGGAGTTCCACCAAGTATTAGCAAATACTGGTGTCAAAGATACCTATTATTCTCCAAATTTGATGATGGCATTATGATGGATGAAGAAGGATGGTTTTCTGTTACCCCGGAGCCAATAGCCAAGCATCATGCAGCTCGTTGTGGTGATGGTGCAATAGTTGATTTTTTCACTGGAGCGGGTGGGAATGCAATTCAATTTGGACGACG GAGCAAACATGTGATCGCAATTGATATTGATCCAAAGAAAATTGACTATGCACGGCATAATGCTGCCATCTACGGAGTTGAAGACAACATAGATTTCATAAAGggtgattctttttctttggcTCCTACATTAAAG GCGAACACAGTTTTTATGTCACCACCTTGGGGAGGTCCCAATTATTCCAAAGTAAAGAGATTTGATATCAGCACTATGCTTAAGCCACATGATGg GCAATTTCTCTTCGAGGCTGGAAAGAGAATAGCTCCCAAGATTGTCATGTTTCTCCCGCGAAATGTCGATATAAATCAATTAGCAGAACTATCTTTATCAGCCACTCCACCATGGTCTTTAGAG GTGGAAAGGAACTTCTTAAACGGCAAATTGAAGGCCGTCACAGCCTATTTTCTTGATCCCAACATGACTTGGTTGCCTGAGTATTCCATGGACGATGTCAGAGTCCACTGA
- the LOC105166267 gene encoding trimethylguanosine synthase isoform X3 codes for MIWDFHYLSILTRRNGRTSGKRKGRRKNSQQTPSEIDDYMQDLTTVSELDSRSPALLRNTSEILDGREILMHGNVADLEGLSNLSLERGDSVTSTACTNTCSNEHDYNGEVSDLGCDHSLGRISGLGNPILDEAESTPCTNEMMTTAPCLDGGTSEESCLINEVADCDGKEKQELDSVHLETLMPVDHEAEGQSNNMSLQVIQDSDVAAYAHLSELANFNVIDNHQTGDSGEWVAYWDDFHMRTYFYNVKTEESTWDPPSGMEHLAYGDIVDPPSGVEHLAYVNITDEPINIVDEPINTSDELAELDNDQRDFRKSDEAQVSCDLQLHCNLTEDLGNYNQSLSQHLDEVAGNWLSADNVTSTNSAKRKKKLRRTKINRKLSISSEELEGVLQGVPPSISKYWCQRYLLFSKFDDGIMMDEEGWFSVTPEPIAKHHAARCGDGAIVDFFTGAGGNAIQFGRRSKHVIAIDIDPKKIDYARHNAAIYGVEDNIDFIKGDSFSLAPTLKANTVFMSPPWGGPNYSKVKRFDISTMLKPHDGQFLFEAGKRIAPKIVMFLPRNVDINQLAELSLSATPPWSLEVERNFLNGKLKAVTAYFLDPNMTWLPEYSMDDVRVH; via the exons ATGATTTGGGACTTCCACTATCTTTCAATACTAACAAGGAG aaatggaaGGACTAGTGGGAAAAGGAAAGGCAGAAGAAAGAATAGTCAACAAACTCCAAGCGAAATTGATGACTACATGCAAGATTTGACAACAGTGAGTGAGCTGGATAGTAGATCTCCAGCTCTTTTACGTAATACCTCCGAAATTCTAGATGGAAGAGAAATTCTGATGCATGGAAATGTAGCAGACTTGGAAGGTTTGTCTAACCTGTCTCTTGAACGGGGTGATTCAGTGACTTCCACTGCATGTACCAACACCTGCAGCAATGAACATGACTATAATGGTGAAGTATCTGATCTTGGATGTGATCATAGTTTAGGTCGCATCTCTGGACTTGGCAACCCTATATTGGATGAAGCTGAGTCCACCCCTTGCACAAATGAGATGATGACCACCGCTCCATGTCTAGATGGTGGAACTTCAGAAGAAAGCTGCCTCATAAATGAGGTTGCTGATTGTGATGGgaaggaaaaacaagaattgGACTCTGTTCATCTAGAGACCCTTATGCCAGTGGACCATGAAGCTGAAGGCCAATCAAATAATATGAGTCTTCAGGTGATACAAGATTCTGATGTTGCAGCATATGCACATTTGTCTGAACTGGCAAATTTTAATGTGATTGACAACCATCAAACTGGGGACAGTGGAGAATGGGTAGCATATTGGGATGATTTTCACATGAGAACCTACTTCTATAATGTCAAAACAGAGGAGTCTACATGGGACCCTCCTTCAGGAATGGAACACCTTGCATATGGTGATATTGTTGACCCTCCTTCAGGAGTGGAGCACCTCGCATATGTTAACATCACTGACGAGCCAATAAATATAGTTGATGAGCCAATAAATACATCGGATGAGCTGGCTGAATTAGATAATGATCAAAGGGATTTCAGGAAGTCCGATGAGGCTCAGGTTTCTTGTGATCTACAACTTCACTGCAACTTGACTGAAGATTTGGGAAATTATAACCAGTCATTAAGTCAACATTTGGATGAGGTTGCAGGAAATTGGCTTTCAGCTGATAATGTCACTAGCACCAATTctgcaaaaaggaaaaagaaacttagAAGAACGAAAATTAACAGGAAATTATCCATTTCCAGTGAAG AGCTTGAAGGAGTTTTGCAAGGAGTTCCACCAAGTATTAGCAAATACTGGTGTCAAAGATACCTATTATTCTCCAAATTTGATGATGGCATTATGATGGATGAAGAAGGATGGTTTTCTGTTACCCCGGAGCCAATAGCCAAGCATCATGCAGCTCGTTGTGGTGATGGTGCAATAGTTGATTTTTTCACTGGAGCGGGTGGGAATGCAATTCAATTTGGACGACG GAGCAAACATGTGATCGCAATTGATATTGATCCAAAGAAAATTGACTATGCACGGCATAATGCTGCCATCTACGGAGTTGAAGACAACATAGATTTCATAAAGggtgattctttttctttggcTCCTACATTAAAG GCGAACACAGTTTTTATGTCACCACCTTGGGGAGGTCCCAATTATTCCAAAGTAAAGAGATTTGATATCAGCACTATGCTTAAGCCACATGATGg GCAATTTCTCTTCGAGGCTGGAAAGAGAATAGCTCCCAAGATTGTCATGTTTCTCCCGCGAAATGTCGATATAAATCAATTAGCAGAACTATCTTTATCAGCCACTCCACCATGGTCTTTAGAG GTGGAAAGGAACTTCTTAAACGGCAAATTGAAGGCCGTCACAGCCTATTTTCTTGATCCCAACATGACTTGGTTGCCTGAGTATTCCATGGACGATGTCAGAGTCCACTGA